A genomic segment from Danio aesculapii chromosome 17, fDanAes4.1, whole genome shotgun sequence encodes:
- the snap23.2 gene encoding synaptosomal-associated protein 23.2, whose product MLAESQSSMMSEEQITIKANHVTNESLESTRRIAQMTEKCLNIGAETITMLDEQGEKLHNVKMELGHINQDIKEAQANLNKLSSWTWKSFCSRLKPTKRESRSKQASKPKESRQNVASRHPAAVQKGQAVSAESTAPSGPYIRITNDQRENEMEDNLTKLGRNIEIIKGQTLEINKMLDEQNETIQDIQNDVDKANDDVATANKQAKKC is encoded by the exons ATGCTAGCAGAATCCCAGTCCAGCATGATGTCAGAGGAACAGATCACAATTAAAGCAAACCATGTAACAAATGAG TCTCTTGAAAGCACTAGACGAATAGCTCAAATGACAGAAAAG TGTTTGAACATTGGAGCCGAAACAATAACTATGTTGGATGAGCAGGGAG AAAAACTACATAATGTGAAAATGGAATTGGGACATATAAACCAGGACATAAAAGAGGCTCAAGCAAACTTGAATAAACTGTCCAGCTGGACATGGAAGAG CTTCTGTTCCAGACTGAAGCCCACCAAGAGAGAAAGTAGATCTAAGCAAGCAAGCAAACCGAAAGAAAGCAGGCAGAATGTGGCATCGCGCCACCCAGCTGCTGTCCAAAAGGGACAGGCTGTTTCTGCTGAGTCAACAGCCCCCTCCGGCCCCTATATCAG aATAACAAATGATCAACGGGAAAATGAGATGGAAGACAATCTGACCAAGCTGGGCCGCAACATTGAGATTATAAAGGGCCAAACACTGGAAATAAACAAGATGCTCGACGAACAGAATGAAACCATTCAGGACATCCAGAATGAT GTCGACAAAGCTAATGATGATGTTGCTACTGCGAATAAACAGGCCAAGAAATGTTAA